Proteins co-encoded in one Gracilimonas sp. genomic window:
- a CDS encoding putative porin yields the protein MKKLTAFHIVLLLLWIPALGQVADSAAVDSTQSQLTASDSLSTSPRDTTLQKKEEKPEPGQVTPWRELAPTGSTRITNDSLMRWQVWPNWGDFQAYRRDVISFRQGTNGRVDAFHINGYQPLEQQLEMEGLSLNNPVTGLPNYNLVPHRKIGLASESWEGNYYSDIRLRDYYIIKPISYLNYDEATGSYRNLEFMVAQNFSERTNVEISYWDRRGGGYYPNSEISGSQVVGRVYHHLNDRYLIRGMYLRNQLSNDEPFGYNVGDPATFPFDEFTSVPNSTSGKSEFTRWDLIGGIYHRKDTSSAEDGGLEISMTKNKKSLRFTGDTLRWDLRTIGGRLFKEFKWSDLSVRGEVNAQNYTAEDDFVLSENSWTEIKGEGTIGYEILEGSELYGKARVTNRTEGSFGQDFTVGINSLISRKHRVNVSASRYSRMPTMQALYWQSKNYAGNPDLENEEGISAAASLDVSLFPTLTVGVSGRVKSAENATFLSPDSTFSNSGSFTQLSGTAYARFENHRFEIESSASAQQFDYDNTGSNVAALNHRDQIIWLRNSAFVKGYIFDRAAYLKIGVKTLLSPTFYSARTYNTGLSYWQGNSSYQQLPPFFRLDGELSARVRGIMVVMRWENALDGLGQAGYFEAAGFPMPPRRLIVGIRAQFRN from the coding sequence TTGAAGAAACTGACCGCTTTCCATATCGTTTTGCTGCTCCTTTGGATCCCTGCACTCGGGCAGGTCGCTGATTCAGCGGCGGTTGACTCCACCCAATCTCAACTAACCGCATCTGATTCTCTTTCCACTTCACCCCGGGATACCACCCTTCAGAAAAAAGAAGAAAAACCGGAACCCGGACAGGTTACCCCGTGGAGAGAACTCGCGCCAACCGGTTCAACCCGGATTACTAATGACAGTCTTATGAGGTGGCAAGTCTGGCCAAACTGGGGAGATTTTCAGGCATACCGGCGTGATGTGATTTCATTCAGGCAAGGTACTAATGGGCGGGTAGATGCCTTTCATATAAATGGATATCAGCCTTTGGAACAGCAGCTGGAAATGGAAGGACTTTCACTGAATAATCCGGTTACCGGGCTGCCAAATTACAACCTGGTTCCGCATCGCAAAATTGGGTTAGCTTCAGAGTCGTGGGAGGGAAATTATTATTCTGATATCAGGCTGCGGGATTATTACATCATTAAGCCCATCAGTTACCTCAATTATGATGAGGCCACCGGGAGCTACCGAAATCTGGAATTTATGGTTGCCCAAAACTTTTCTGAGCGGACCAATGTGGAGATTTCTTATTGGGACCGAAGAGGCGGAGGTTATTACCCAAACAGTGAAATAAGCGGAAGTCAGGTGGTTGGGAGAGTGTATCATCACCTGAATGACCGATATTTGATCAGGGGAATGTATTTACGAAATCAGTTGAGTAACGATGAACCGTTTGGCTACAACGTGGGAGACCCGGCTACTTTTCCTTTCGATGAATTCACCTCGGTTCCAAACAGCACGTCCGGAAAATCTGAGTTTACGAGATGGGATTTAATCGGAGGCATTTATCATCGCAAAGATACATCCTCGGCTGAAGACGGTGGGCTTGAAATCTCCATGACCAAAAACAAAAAATCACTGCGATTTACCGGAGATACTTTAAGATGGGATCTCAGAACGATAGGTGGAAGGTTATTCAAAGAATTTAAATGGAGCGACCTGAGTGTACGGGGTGAAGTCAATGCCCAAAACTATACGGCAGAAGATGATTTTGTGTTATCGGAAAACAGCTGGACGGAAATAAAAGGAGAAGGCACTATAGGTTATGAGATTTTAGAGGGTTCAGAACTGTATGGAAAAGCCAGAGTCACAAACCGCACTGAAGGATCTTTTGGGCAGGATTTCACGGTTGGAATAAATTCGCTGATTTCAAGAAAACACCGAGTGAATGTCAGTGCCTCAAGGTACAGCCGTATGCCCACAATGCAAGCATTGTACTGGCAGTCTAAGAATTATGCAGGGAACCCCGATCTTGAGAATGAAGAAGGTATTTCTGCAGCTGCAAGCTTGGATGTGAGTTTGTTCCCAACACTTACAGTGGGCGTTTCCGGAAGGGTGAAATCTGCCGAGAATGCCACTTTTTTGAGCCCTGACAGTACATTTTCAAACAGCGGAAGTTTCACCCAGCTGAGTGGAACGGCGTATGCCCGGTTCGAAAACCACCGGTTTGAAATAGAGAGTTCGGCATCGGCCCAGCAGTTTGATTACGATAATACGGGAAGTAATGTCGCTGCCCTCAATCACCGGGATCAGATTATTTGGCTAAGAAACTCAGCTTTCGTAAAAGGCTATATATTTGATCGGGCCGCCTATCTAAAAATTGGTGTAAAAACCTTATTATCTCCTACCTTTTACTCGGCTCGTACCTATAACACCGGGTTAAGCTACTGGCAGGGAAACAGTTCCTATCAGCAGCTTCCTCCGTTCTTTCGCTTGGATGGGGAACTTTCGGCGCGGGTACGGGGAATAATGGTAGTAATGAGGTGGGAAAATGCGCTTGACGGATTAGGACAGGCGGGCTACTTTGAGGCGGCCGGATTTCCGATGCCTCCACGACGGTTAATTGTAGGAATAAGAGCACAATTCAGAAATTAA
- a CDS encoding permease-like cell division protein FtsX, whose translation MSLKYIVKEGFTGIKRAKLAATTSILSLFIAVLLLGVLTRIGFNIYSQAMSIKDLIEVEVFLFDVDERTTNQIRQELEQEELVQEVTYISKDSASAIMRKEFGAGVEELAELNFLPASFRLSVDTDAGADKIETMVSQLRNLRGVDEIEYNAALLRVMESNLNTFTFIGGGIALLILLAALILVYNTIRLTIYAKRDLIRAMKLVGATNKFIRSPFIVEGILQGLIAGGLAVICVFFIFEFAIPFYLADLGTLSWPFGRWYFLVGAMLVLSLLMGWWGSRWAARRFIQETYISG comes from the coding sequence ATGAGTCTAAAATATATAGTAAAGGAAGGATTTACAGGAATCAAAAGGGCCAAACTCGCGGCTACTACATCCATACTTTCCCTGTTTATCGCGGTGCTTTTATTGGGTGTTCTTACCCGGATTGGTTTCAATATCTACAGTCAGGCCATGTCTATCAAAGATCTGATTGAAGTGGAAGTCTTTTTGTTTGATGTGGATGAACGCACAACCAATCAGATCCGGCAGGAACTGGAGCAAGAAGAGCTGGTTCAGGAAGTAACTTATATTTCCAAAGACAGTGCTTCCGCTATTATGCGAAAAGAATTTGGAGCTGGGGTCGAAGAATTAGCGGAGCTGAATTTTTTACCGGCTTCATTCCGGTTGAGCGTGGATACCGACGCCGGCGCGGATAAAATCGAGACGATGGTTTCTCAGCTCAGAAATTTACGCGGAGTTGATGAAATTGAATACAATGCGGCTTTACTGCGGGTGATGGAATCGAACCTGAATACGTTCACCTTTATTGGTGGAGGGATAGCTTTACTAATCCTGCTGGCAGCTTTAATCCTGGTATATAATACCATTCGCCTTACCATTTATGCCAAGCGTGATTTAATCCGTGCTATGAAGCTGGTAGGGGCCACCAACAAGTTTATTCGAAGTCCTTTTATCGTAGAGGGAATCCTCCAGGGATTGATAGCCGGGGGACTGGCCGTGATTTGTGTCTTCTTTATTTTCGAATTTGCCATTCCTTTTTACCTGGCTGATCTGGGCACGCTCAGCTGGCCTTTTGGAAGATGGTACTTCCTGGTGGGAGCCATGCTGGTTCTGTCTCTGCTGATGGGCTGGTGGGGAAGTCGCTGGGCCGCCCGTCGCTTTATTCAGGAAACCTATATCTCCGGCTGA
- a CDS encoding D-alanyl-D-alanine carboxypeptidase has translation MGEELRPVQEERSPLALIFDSSTIFSDNFTGFVLHDPENDTTLFQRYADKYFTPASNTKLFTFYAALKQLPDSLPALEYIINGDSLIFWGTGDPTFLHPDFSDTTAYSFLKKTPYELYYSDNHYEDELLGPGWAWGDYQYYYSTEKSPFPMYGNVAEIEIQEISQTKIAENEEGYIIKPEYFRSSIEMAEQRPGKESPFLYRDFNYNTIEYSPKADTIQYTSYRPFHYTPELITSLLSDTLNKKVNYVDRVRPENVNRLYGNEKDTVLTRMLQPSDNFLAEQLLLNIAAEQNLPMNSGAVIANTSAEFFNDFSKEPVWRDGSGLSRYNMFTPTNMVELLKLIDREFEKDSLLFRHLPAGGESGTIRSWYAHREGGEPYVFAKTGTLSNNHCLSGYLITRTGRKLIFSFMNNHYVTSSGVVKEEMEKVLWFIHQNY, from the coding sequence ATGGGTGAGGAATTGCGCCCTGTACAGGAAGAGCGTTCCCCATTAGCATTAATATTTGATTCCTCAACTATCTTTTCTGATAATTTTACCGGATTTGTTCTACATGATCCAGAGAATGACACAACGCTCTTCCAAAGATATGCCGATAAGTATTTTACACCGGCATCCAATACCAAACTTTTCACTTTCTATGCGGCTCTTAAACAATTGCCCGACTCTCTGCCGGCTCTTGAATATATCATTAACGGGGATTCGCTCATTTTTTGGGGAACCGGTGACCCTACATTCCTGCACCCGGATTTCAGTGATACAACGGCATATTCTTTTTTAAAAAAAACTCCGTATGAGCTGTATTATTCTGATAATCATTACGAAGATGAGCTGTTAGGTCCTGGCTGGGCCTGGGGAGATTATCAATACTACTATTCGACAGAAAAAAGCCCGTTTCCGATGTATGGAAACGTAGCCGAGATAGAGATTCAGGAAATCAGCCAGACCAAGATCGCTGAAAATGAAGAAGGCTATATCATTAAGCCGGAGTACTTCAGATCCAGTATCGAGATGGCCGAACAGCGACCGGGAAAGGAATCTCCGTTCTTGTACCGGGATTTCAACTATAATACCATTGAGTACAGCCCGAAGGCAGACACTATTCAATACACCAGCTATCGACCATTCCACTACACGCCGGAGCTTATAACAAGTTTGCTTAGTGATACACTGAACAAGAAGGTAAACTATGTAGATCGGGTTAGGCCGGAAAATGTGAATCGATTATATGGAAATGAAAAAGACACAGTGCTTACCCGTATGCTGCAGCCCAGTGATAACTTTTTGGCCGAACAGTTACTGTTGAATATCGCCGCTGAACAGAATCTTCCTATGAATTCCGGAGCTGTAATTGCAAACACATCGGCAGAGTTTTTTAATGATTTCAGTAAAGAGCCGGTTTGGAGAGACGGTTCCGGGCTATCCCGTTATAATATGTTCACTCCAACAAATATGGTGGAGTTACTAAAGCTTATCGACCGGGAGTTTGAAAAGGACTCATTGCTGTTTCGCCATCTTCCGGCTGGAGGGGAATCAGGAACCATCAGAAGTTGGTATGCGCACAGGGAAGGAGGGGAGCCGTATGTTTTTGCGAAGACGGGAACTCTGAGTAATAATCACTGCCTTAGCGGCTACTTAATTACGAGAACCGGGCGAAAGCTGATCTTCTCATTTATGAACAACCACTATGTTACTTCCTCGGGTGTGGTGAAAGAAGAGATGGAAAAAGTGCTTTGGTTTATTCACCAAAACTATTGA
- a CDS encoding transcriptional repressor, producing the protein MAHPAHEDTVNLVKEIFRSYLKERNQRQTPERFMVLEEIYTADGHFDADDIFFRMKEAGTRVSRATVYNTLDLLVECGLVQRQQFGKSQYYYERAYAYQQHDHIICRDCGHVLEFCDPRIGEIQRMLSEIHDMDIDGHSLHFFGTCSDKEACKKRQEKGSKLADLKES; encoded by the coding sequence ATGGCACATCCAGCACACGAAGATACTGTAAATTTAGTAAAGGAGATTTTTCGCTCCTACCTTAAAGAAAGGAATCAACGGCAGACTCCAGAACGTTTCATGGTTCTGGAAGAGATTTACACTGCCGACGGGCACTTTGACGCCGATGATATCTTTTTCAGAATGAAGGAAGCCGGCACCCGGGTGTCTCGTGCAACGGTGTATAACACCCTTGATCTTTTGGTGGAATGTGGTTTGGTTCAGCGTCAGCAATTCGGGAAGAGCCAGTACTATTATGAGCGTGCCTATGCCTATCAACAACACGATCATATCATTTGCCGCGACTGTGGACATGTGCTTGAATTCTGCGATCCCCGTATTGGAGAAATACAGCGTATGCTCTCAGAAATTCACGATATGGATATTGACGGACATTCCCTCCACTTCTTTGGTACCTGCAGCGATAAAGAAGCTTGCAAAAAAAGGCAGGAAAAAGGAAGCAAGTTAGCCGACCTGAAAGAATCCTGA
- a CDS encoding AMP-dependent synthetase/ligase — MPTIVPFETLTELFLNLSRKYDGAEKAQFYFKPNPDSEYQPIYWEQVTDDVYSIAAYLIEQGVEKGDRVGILSENRYEWAAIDLAIQLVGGINVSLYTTLPPAQCEYILQDSGAKIFFVSTGLQLKKAVEIFDNCDDLKEVIAFDVPKLEHLMEESYVKMFDDMLIEGGKHLEEHRDTIKKRTMEVEPEDVATLIYTSGTTGKPKGAMLTHHNIVSNVKAATQHIYWDDNDRLLSFLPLCHSFERTAGYYAMISSGVEVYYAESVDTVSKNMPEAKPTIMISVPRLFEKMYNLIVKSVEEGSDTKKKIFNWAVETGRKYSEGKRGLVTLQKKIADKLVFDKLKERTGGHVRLFVSGGAALPPEIDTFFQCAGMNILQGYGLTETSPVMAANKPGQEKVGAVGTIIPGVTVGIQSLQDGKLLAQISGEDYPTNTSSEAGEILCKGPNVMKGYWNNEEATKEMIDDDGWLHTGDVGKFDEGFLKITDRIKHMIVNAGGKNIYPGPIEDLFKTSKWIDQIVVVGEAQNFMAAIIVPDFEVVGKFAKEQGLKFSNNEELIELDEVKDIYKKEIRSFSKELASHEKIRDFRLVPNEFTVETGEITPTLKVKRRVISDKYGHLIEDIFKDD; from the coding sequence ATGCCTACAATAGTCCCTTTTGAAACACTGACTGAATTATTCTTGAATCTATCCCGCAAATACGACGGAGCTGAGAAAGCTCAGTTTTATTTCAAGCCCAACCCGGATTCTGAATACCAACCTATTTACTGGGAACAGGTTACTGATGATGTCTATTCTATAGCCGCTTACCTGATTGAGCAGGGTGTAGAAAAAGGAGACCGTGTCGGGATTTTAAGCGAGAACCGCTACGAATGGGCCGCTATCGATCTTGCCATTCAGCTGGTGGGTGGCATAAATGTTTCGTTATATACAACGCTTCCGCCGGCGCAGTGCGAGTACATTTTGCAGGATTCCGGAGCAAAAATATTCTTTGTATCAACCGGACTTCAGCTCAAAAAGGCGGTCGAAATTTTCGATAACTGCGACGATCTGAAAGAAGTAATTGCCTTCGATGTTCCAAAACTCGAGCATTTGATGGAAGAAAGTTATGTGAAGATGTTCGACGATATGCTGATTGAAGGCGGTAAGCATCTTGAAGAACACAGGGACACCATCAAGAAGAGAACGATGGAAGTAGAGCCGGAAGATGTAGCTACTTTAATTTATACGTCCGGCACCACGGGTAAGCCAAAGGGTGCTATGCTTACCCATCATAATATTGTTAGTAATGTAAAGGCAGCTACTCAGCACATTTACTGGGATGATAATGACAGACTGCTTTCCTTTTTACCACTGTGCCATTCATTTGAACGCACGGCCGGCTATTATGCCATGATTTCCTCCGGTGTTGAGGTTTACTATGCGGAAAGTGTGGATACCGTTTCCAAAAACATGCCCGAGGCCAAGCCCACTATTATGATTAGTGTGCCCCGCCTTTTTGAGAAGATGTACAACCTGATTGTGAAAAGTGTGGAAGAGGGCAGTGATACCAAAAAGAAAATATTTAACTGGGCTGTTGAAACCGGTCGCAAGTATTCTGAAGGAAAGCGCGGGCTGGTTACCCTTCAAAAGAAAATAGCTGACAAACTGGTTTTTGATAAGCTGAAAGAACGTACGGGAGGGCATGTTCGCCTGTTTGTTTCAGGTGGTGCTGCACTACCTCCTGAGATTGATACGTTTTTCCAGTGTGCGGGGATGAATATCCTTCAGGGATATGGATTAACAGAAACATCACCCGTAATGGCTGCCAATAAGCCCGGTCAGGAGAAAGTAGGTGCAGTTGGAACCATTATACCGGGCGTCACCGTGGGAATCCAAAGTCTTCAGGATGGTAAATTGCTGGCCCAGATTAGCGGAGAAGATTATCCAACCAATACCAGTTCTGAGGCCGGTGAAATTCTCTGTAAAGGACCGAACGTGATGAAAGGGTACTGGAACAATGAGGAAGCCACCAAGGAGATGATAGACGATGATGGGTGGCTTCATACCGGAGATGTCGGCAAGTTTGATGAAGGATTCCTGAAAATAACCGATCGCATCAAGCACATGATTGTAAATGCGGGTGGTAAGAACATCTATCCGGGACCTATTGAGGATCTTTTCAAAACCAGTAAGTGGATTGATCAGATTGTAGTTGTGGGAGAAGCACAGAATTTCATGGCCGCTATTATAGTACCTGACTTTGAAGTGGTCGGGAAGTTTGCTAAAGAGCAGGGACTCAAGTTCTCAAACAACGAAGAGCTTATTGAGCTGGACGAAGTGAAGGATATCTACAAGAAAGAGATTCGCTCGTTTTCCAAGGAACTGGCCTCCCATGAAAAAATCCGCGACTTCCGCCTGGTACCCAACGAATTCACCGTAGAAACAGGGGAAATTACTCCAACCCTGAAAGTAAAACGACGGGTGATTTCTGATAAGTACGGTCATCTGATTGAGGATATTTTTAAGGATGACTAA
- a CDS encoding S41 family peptidase → MHLKKILYPNLLILFILAALRFTGVDPVLQTETDDTKNLTKYHQAQRSIVANYFREPDLNNMYKTSIKRMVKAIKDSTLLVDGTPIDTTFQGVQINSIRDSFSNFEKAYLYISNNSPEENMTRLTEEAIKGMFSTLDPHSMYIEPEDNEQIQAEFAGKFQGIGVQFQVIKDTITVVTAISGGPSDQLGIRSGDRIIAIEDSSAIGFTNEMVVNRLRGEKGSKVKVTVKRPNVKQPINFVITRDDIPLYTVDTSYMLDEKTGYIKINRFAATTHDEFMQAVEELEKEGMERIVLDLRGNPGGYLSQAIAIAEEFFPRGTELVSTKSKNSRFNGEYFSRKDGELKEEPVIILVDEGAASASEIVSGAIQDHDRGLIVGKRTFGKGLVQQQYELVDKSSVRVTISRYYTPSGRLIQKPFVEGGEQYAYEIYRRDNAMNDASEFIDHVPDSLKYSTDAGRTVYGGGGIVPDYIVPSDTTTSAYVFNFSIRERASFDYVRSFLDEQGDAFRNEWENNFEGFRNTFEWEQKHVNGVKSLLMERGMVITDTVSSPKFQNDSLFVPNGHFEEISYLVEGRMKAELARQIWGMQYFYPIANDIFDKTLKESMTLWDAVARLEALASGKAEANIGNLQNQN, encoded by the coding sequence ATGCACTTGAAAAAAATACTGTACCCCAACCTTCTCATACTATTTATTCTTGCGGCTCTCCGCTTCACAGGTGTCGATCCTGTACTTCAGACCGAAACGGATGACACCAAGAATTTAACCAAATATCATCAGGCACAGCGTAGTATTGTCGCTAATTATTTTCGGGAGCCGGACTTAAATAACATGTACAAAACCAGTATCAAGCGGATGGTTAAGGCTATCAAGGATTCTACCCTACTGGTTGACGGCACCCCGATTGATACCACTTTCCAGGGAGTTCAGATAAATAGCATCAGGGATTCTTTTTCGAATTTTGAGAAGGCTTATTTGTACATCTCCAATAACAGCCCTGAAGAGAACATGACCCGGCTCACTGAAGAAGCCATTAAAGGCATGTTTTCCACTCTTGACCCCCACTCGATGTATATCGAACCGGAAGACAATGAGCAGATTCAAGCTGAATTTGCCGGTAAGTTTCAGGGGATTGGCGTTCAGTTCCAGGTTATTAAGGACACCATAACCGTTGTTACTGCTATTTCGGGAGGTCCCAGTGATCAACTTGGCATCCGCTCCGGAGACCGTATTATCGCCATCGAAGATTCCTCCGCTATCGGTTTCACGAATGAAATGGTTGTAAACCGGCTTCGCGGTGAGAAAGGCTCAAAAGTGAAGGTTACCGTTAAGCGACCGAATGTAAAACAGCCCATCAATTTTGTTATTACCCGGGATGATATCCCGCTTTATACCGTGGATACCTCCTATATGCTGGATGAGAAAACCGGATATATCAAGATTAATCGGTTTGCGGCCACCACTCACGATGAATTTATGCAGGCCGTTGAAGAGCTTGAGAAAGAAGGCATGGAAAGAATTGTTCTCGACCTGCGTGGAAATCCGGGCGGGTACCTGAGTCAGGCTATTGCCATTGCGGAAGAATTTTTTCCGAGAGGAACCGAGCTGGTTTCAACCAAGAGCAAGAACAGCCGCTTTAATGGCGAATACTTCTCCCGTAAAGATGGGGAGCTCAAAGAAGAGCCCGTTATCATTTTAGTGGACGAAGGTGCTGCATCTGCCAGTGAAATTGTTAGTGGAGCCATACAGGATCATGATCGCGGACTTATTGTCGGGAAAAGAACATTTGGGAAAGGCTTGGTTCAGCAGCAATATGAACTGGTTGACAAAAGCAGCGTCCGGGTTACCATTTCAAGATATTACACTCCTTCCGGGCGTCTAATTCAAAAACCATTTGTAGAAGGTGGTGAGCAATACGCATATGAAATCTACCGTCGCGATAATGCAATGAATGATGCCTCCGAATTCATTGATCACGTACCGGATTCATTGAAATATTCTACTGATGCCGGACGAACCGTTTATGGCGGCGGTGGTATTGTACCCGATTATATTGTCCCTTCAGATACTACCACCTCTGCCTATGTATTCAACTTTTCTATCCGTGAGCGGGCTTCCTTTGATTATGTACGCTCTTTCCTTGATGAGCAGGGAGATGCATTCCGCAACGAGTGGGAAAATAATTTTGAAGGATTCCGAAATACCTTTGAATGGGAACAGAAGCATGTTAACGGGGTTAAGTCATTGCTCATGGAACGAGGCATGGTAATTACAGATACTGTAAGCTCTCCAAAATTCCAGAATGATTCTCTGTTTGTGCCTAACGGTCACTTTGAAGAAATCTCTTACCTGGTTGAGGGCAGGATGAAAGCTGAACTGGCTCGTCAGATTTGGGGCATGCAGTACTTCTACCCTATTGCCAACGATATTTTTGATAAAACCCTGAAGGAATCTATGACTCTTTGGGATGCGGTTGCCCGGCTGGAAGCCCTTGCCAGCGGGAAAGCAGAAGCCAACATTGGTAACCTGCAAAACCAGAATTAA
- the hslU gene encoding ATP-dependent protease ATPase subunit HslU: MLTIQEKNLTPQQIVAELDKYIVGQKSAKRSVSIALRNRWRRLNSDEEIRDEIVPNNILLIGPTGVGKTEIARRLAKLAHAPFMKVEASKFTEVGYVGRDVESMIRDLTDVAISMVKQEMQDRVKEKAEHKAEERILDILIPPVKKSGAGFNSSSSSEDFDPQNASDSELNERTRDRFRKKLRDGELEDREIEIEVNSSKNPMMKVFGPQGMEEMGINLQDMLGNLGKGNKKTKRKLPIKEAREILTEEEAEKLIDHESAVQEALERVQKQGIVFIDEIDKIAESSTGSGGKGGPDVSRQGVQRDLLPIVEGSAVNTKHGIVKTDHILFIGSGAFHVSKPSDLIPELQGRFPIRVELNSLTENDFIDILSKPKNALTKQYIAMLDTEGVEIEFKDEAIQEIARIAAEVNASVENIGARRLHTIMSSLFDELLFAVPDDINSGKITIDRGYVDKQLAGIVKDKDLSHYIL; this comes from the coding sequence ATGCTAACTATTCAGGAAAAGAATTTAACACCTCAGCAGATTGTAGCTGAGTTAGACAAATACATTGTAGGGCAGAAATCAGCAAAAAGATCCGTTTCCATTGCCCTTCGAAACCGCTGGAGACGGCTCAATTCTGATGAAGAAATCAGAGATGAAATTGTACCCAATAACATTCTGCTGATTGGTCCTACCGGTGTCGGTAAAACTGAAATTGCCCGCCGCTTGGCTAAGCTGGCCCACGCTCCCTTTATGAAAGTGGAAGCCTCCAAATTTACTGAGGTTGGTTATGTTGGCCGTGATGTGGAATCCATGATCCGCGACCTGACTGATGTTGCCATCAGTATGGTGAAGCAGGAAATGCAGGATCGGGTTAAGGAGAAAGCAGAGCACAAAGCGGAAGAGCGAATCCTTGATATCCTCATCCCCCCTGTTAAAAAATCCGGTGCTGGGTTTAACAGCAGTTCAAGCAGTGAAGATTTTGATCCGCAGAATGCGAGCGATTCCGAACTGAACGAACGAACCCGCGACCGTTTCCGTAAAAAACTCAGAGATGGAGAACTGGAAGACCGGGAAATTGAAATTGAAGTAAACTCTTCCAAAAACCCAATGATGAAAGTATTTGGCCCTCAGGGGATGGAAGAAATGGGCATTAACCTGCAGGATATGCTCGGCAACCTTGGCAAAGGAAATAAAAAGACCAAGCGTAAGCTTCCCATTAAAGAAGCCCGGGAAATTCTGACTGAAGAAGAAGCCGAAAAACTGATCGACCATGAATCTGCCGTTCAGGAAGCACTGGAACGAGTGCAGAAACAAGGGATCGTATTTATAGACGAGATTGATAAAATTGCCGAATCCTCAACCGGAAGCGGCGGCAAAGGCGGACCTGATGTAAGTCGTCAGGGCGTGCAGCGCGACCTCCTCCCTATTGTTGAAGGCAGCGCCGTAAACACCAAGCACGGCATCGTAAAAACCGACCATATTTTATTCATCGGTTCCGGAGCATTTCATGTCTCAAAACCTTCGGATTTGATTCCTGAACTTCAGGGACGTTTCCCAATCCGCGTTGAGTTGAATTCCCTTACGGAAAACGACTTTATTGACATTCTGTCCAAGCCCAAAAATGCCCTCACCAAGCAGTATATTGCCATGCTGGATACTGAAGGCGTGGAAATTGAATTTAAGGATGAGGCCATTCAGGAAATTGCCCGCATTGCTGCCGAAGTGAATGCATCCGTAGAAAATATCGGAGCCAGAAGGTTACATACCATTATGTCGTCTCTGTTTGATGAGCTGCTTTTTGCCGTTCCCGACGACATCAATTCCGGTAAGATCACGATCGATCGAGGCTATGTTGACAAACAATTGGCCGGCATAGTGAAAGACAAGGATTTAAGCCATTATATCCTGTAA